One Streptosporangium sp. NBC_01495 DNA window includes the following coding sequences:
- a CDS encoding PadR family transcriptional regulator: MAKGSSTVSEPSYFILASLLDGPLHGHAIIKQTLELSENRVRLPVGTLYGALDRLAANGLIAVDREEVVEGRPRRYFVLTDQGRTLVGAEALRMQQAASVVTARILRPGSAFS; the protein is encoded by the coding sequence ATGGCTAAAGGATCATCCACAGTCAGCGAGCCCAGCTATTTCATCCTCGCCTCGCTGCTCGACGGCCCGCTGCACGGGCACGCCATCATCAAACAGACCCTGGAGCTGTCGGAGAACCGGGTGAGGCTGCCGGTCGGCACGCTCTACGGCGCGCTCGACCGGCTCGCCGCCAACGGACTGATCGCGGTCGACCGGGAGGAGGTCGTCGAGGGGCGGCCGAGAAGATACTTCGTCCTCACCGACCAGGGCCGCACCCTGGTCGGCGCCGAGGCCCTGCGGATGCAGCAGGCCGCCTCGGTGGTGACGGCGCGGATCCTCCGTCCGGGATCGGCGTTCTCATGA
- the ilvA gene encoding threonine ammonia-lyase: MSDPQVTYDDVVAARELLADVALRTPLIHSHVLSEIIGGPVHLKCEHLQRSGSFKIRGAYVRIAGLSEEERRRGVVAASAGNHAQGVALASGLVGTRATVYMPRGAPLPKVAATRSYGAEVLFAGDTVDVALERAREHADRTGAVFIHPFDHHDVIAGQGTIGLEIVDQLPEVGTIVMSLGGGGLAAGVALAAKSLRPGMRIVGVQAERAAAYPASLSAGHPVEVRPASTMADGIAVGRPGELPFELIHYLVDSVVTVTESQISQALVLCLERAKQVVEPAGVAGVAAILAHPQVFEPPVVAVLSGGNIDPLLLAKVLRHGLAAAGRYLTLRVPLSDRPGALAALLSRLAELGANVLDIVHERLGMHPGEVEVQLQLETKGPVHSEEVLGSLRVEGYKIIVA, encoded by the coding sequence ATGTCGGACCCCCAGGTGACCTACGACGACGTGGTCGCCGCGCGTGAGCTGCTGGCGGACGTCGCGCTGCGCACCCCGCTGATCCACTCCCACGTGCTCTCCGAGATCATCGGCGGGCCCGTCCACCTCAAGTGCGAACACCTGCAGCGCTCGGGCTCGTTCAAGATCCGGGGGGCGTATGTCAGGATCGCCGGGCTGAGCGAGGAGGAGCGGCGGCGCGGGGTGGTCGCGGCGAGCGCGGGCAACCACGCGCAGGGGGTCGCGCTCGCGTCGGGGCTGGTCGGGACCAGGGCGACGGTCTACATGCCGCGGGGGGCGCCGCTGCCCAAGGTGGCCGCGACCCGGTCGTACGGCGCCGAGGTGCTCTTCGCGGGCGACACCGTGGACGTCGCGCTGGAGCGGGCGAGGGAGCACGCGGACCGGACCGGGGCCGTGTTCATCCACCCCTTCGACCATCACGACGTCATCGCCGGGCAGGGCACGATCGGGCTGGAGATCGTGGACCAGCTGCCCGAGGTCGGCACGATCGTGATGTCGCTGGGCGGGGGTGGGCTGGCGGCCGGGGTGGCGCTCGCGGCCAAGTCGCTGAGGCCGGGCATGCGGATCGTCGGGGTCCAGGCCGAGCGGGCCGCCGCCTACCCGGCTTCGCTGTCCGCCGGGCATCCGGTGGAGGTCAGGCCCGCCTCGACGATGGCCGACGGCATCGCGGTGGGCCGTCCGGGCGAGCTGCCCTTCGAGCTGATCCACTATCTGGTCGACAGCGTCGTCACCGTCACCGAGAGCCAGATCTCCCAGGCATTGGTGCTCTGCCTCGAACGCGCCAAGCAGGTCGTCGAGCCCGCGGGCGTGGCCGGGGTGGCCGCGATCCTGGCCCACCCGCAGGTCTTCGAGCCGCCGGTGGTGGCCGTGCTCTCCGGGGGCAACATCGACCCGCTGCTGCTGGCCAAGGTCCTCCGGCACGGTCTGGCCGCCGCCGGGCGCTATCTCACCCTGCGGGTCCCGCTCTCCGACCGGCCGGGCGCGCTGGCGGCGCTGCTGTCGCGGCTGGCGGAACTCGGCGCGAACGTGCTCGACATCGTGCACGAGCGGCTGGGCATGCACCCGGGGGAGGTCGAGGTCCAGCTGCAGCTGGAGACCAAGGGGCCGGTGCACTCCGAGGAGGTGCTGGGCTCCCTGCGCGTCGAGGGATACAAGATCATCGTCGCGTGA
- a CDS encoding M1 family metallopeptidase, with protein sequence MASKRLATTATAALLSTLGTVGTVACSTSSGESVPAVSSVKPDTSTVSPLKPVASASDVVAGHGAVPGAPGIGDSDFPTDGNGGYDVGHYGLTLSYDPPSKHLSGVTRIEARATQDLASFNLDLSGFTVSRITVDGRPAKFDRAGTELNVTPAASIPNAAAFSVEVAYAGEPKPVRGSSNLGTYGFIPTRDGAFVTCQPNGAKTWFPGNDHPSDKASYDFEVTVPAGLTALANGELVGTPKTAGGRTTFRWRESHPMASYLATMTLGKFEMLQGRTPGGLKNLAAVDPRFRGSLQKLYDVSGRVTDYWSTIFGPYPFSSTGGVVDDFPAGYALENQTKPMYGGFAPGDDIIAHELAHQWFGDSLSITRWKDLWLNEGFATYAEWLWSEHEGQATAEQLFRRQYGAGADDPIWSYPPGRAKPDDLFNNSVYTRGGMTLHALRQRIGDPAFFRLLKEWNATHRYGSVTTPEFVAMAEKISGKKLGALFDAWLFTAKKPTTW encoded by the coding sequence ATGGCGTCCAAACGGCTGGCCACCACGGCGACCGCCGCTCTTCTCAGCACGCTCGGGACCGTCGGCACGGTCGCCTGCTCGACGTCGAGCGGGGAGAGCGTCCCCGCGGTGAGCTCCGTGAAGCCGGACACCTCCACCGTGAGCCCCTTGAAGCCGGTCGCCTCAGCCTCCGACGTCGTCGCCGGTCACGGAGCCGTACCCGGCGCCCCGGGGATCGGTGACTCCGACTTCCCCACCGACGGCAACGGCGGCTACGACGTCGGCCACTACGGGCTCACGCTGAGCTACGACCCGCCCTCCAAGCACCTGTCGGGAGTGACCCGGATCGAGGCGCGGGCCACCCAGGACCTGGCGAGCTTCAACCTCGACCTCTCCGGCTTCACCGTCAGCCGGATCACCGTGGACGGCAGGCCCGCGAAATTCGACAGGGCCGGGACCGAGCTCAACGTCACCCCGGCCGCGTCCATCCCGAACGCCGCCGCGTTCAGCGTCGAGGTCGCGTACGCCGGCGAGCCCAAACCGGTCCGGGGCTCCTCCAACCTGGGCACGTACGGCTTCATCCCGACCCGGGACGGCGCGTTCGTCACCTGCCAGCCCAACGGCGCCAAGACCTGGTTCCCCGGCAACGACCACCCCTCGGACAAGGCGAGCTACGACTTCGAGGTCACCGTGCCCGCCGGGCTGACCGCCCTGGCCAACGGCGAGCTCGTCGGCACGCCGAAGACGGCCGGGGGCAGGACGACCTTCCGGTGGCGGGAGAGCCACCCGATGGCCAGCTACCTCGCCACCATGACGCTGGGCAAGTTCGAGATGCTCCAGGGCAGGACCCCCGGAGGCCTGAAGAACCTGGCGGCCGTCGACCCGAGGTTCCGCGGCTCGCTGCAGAAGCTGTACGACGTGTCGGGAAGGGTCACCGACTACTGGAGCACGATCTTCGGCCCCTACCCCTTCTCCTCCACCGGAGGCGTGGTCGACGACTTCCCCGCCGGTTACGCGCTGGAGAACCAGACCAAGCCCATGTACGGCGGGTTCGCCCCCGGCGACGACATCATCGCCCACGAGCTGGCCCACCAGTGGTTCGGTGACAGCCTCAGCATCACGCGGTGGAAGGACCTGTGGCTCAACGAGGGCTTCGCGACCTACGCCGAGTGGCTCTGGTCGGAGCACGAGGGTCAGGCCACCGCCGAGCAGCTCTTCCGCAGGCAGTACGGCGCCGGGGCCGACGACCCCATCTGGAGCTACCCTCCCGGTCGGGCCAAGCCGGACGACCTGTTCAACAACTCCGTCTACACCCGGGGCGGCATGACGCTCCACGCGCTCAGGCAGCGGATCGGCGACCCGGCGTTCTTCAGGCTCCTGAAGGAGTGGAACGCCACGCACAGGTACGGAAGCGTCACAACCCCGGAGTTCGTCGCGATGGCCGAGAAGATCTCCGGCAAGAAGCTCGGAGCCCTCTTCGACGCCTGGCTGTTCACCGCGAAGAAGCCGACCACCTGGTAG
- a CDS encoding RDD family protein, whose product MGSAAPPPDDRGSDPWSDPAPPGPGCEGPGPGPGHAPDPGPDPRPGHGPSPGPGHEPAPGPGHGPGHWPGHRPGHGPGHGPVFGHAPAGEPPGGFPWPGGIRLGGRWRRLFAGILDLLVVGLISSPFTYRTVTTVTGAESGLSVQVPYAETLLVAVIGFLYYWLLTAFWNGQTLGKKIFRLRVADISGKKAGVGQVALRELVTWLMYSTCCLGWIDVAFILFHPRKQAVHDIAARTLVIDA is encoded by the coding sequence ATGGGATCAGCAGCGCCACCGCCGGACGACCGGGGATCGGACCCGTGGTCCGATCCCGCACCGCCCGGACCGGGCTGCGAAGGTCCGGGCCCCGGCCCCGGCCACGCACCTGACCCCGGCCCCGATCCCCGGCCCGGCCACGGACCGAGCCCCGGTCCCGGCCATGAGCCTGCCCCCGGCCCGGGTCACGGGCCGGGCCACTGGCCGGGTCACAGGCCAGGTCATGGGCCGGGCCACGGCCCCGTCTTCGGTCACGCGCCCGCGGGGGAGCCGCCGGGCGGTTTTCCCTGGCCGGGCGGCATAAGGCTGGGCGGGCGCTGGCGCCGCCTCTTCGCCGGAATCCTCGACCTTCTCGTCGTCGGACTCATCTCCTCGCCCTTCACCTACCGGACCGTCACCACCGTCACGGGCGCGGAGAGTGGTCTATCGGTGCAGGTACCCTACGCGGAGACTCTCCTGGTGGCGGTCATCGGCTTCCTGTACTACTGGCTGCTGACCGCCTTCTGGAACGGTCAGACGCTCGGCAAGAAGATCTTCCGGTTGCGCGTGGCGGACATCAGCGGCAAGAAGGCCGGTGTCGGGCAGGTCGCGCTCCGTGAACTGGTCACGTGGCTGATGTACTCCACCTGCTGCCTGGGCTGGATAGATGTGGCTTTCATCCTTTTCCATCCACGCAAGCAGGCCGTACACGACATCGCGGCCAGGACGCTTGTCATAGACGCCTGA
- the hppD gene encoding 4-hydroxyphenylpyruvate dioxygenase: MSDIFPVNGMDCVVFAVGNAKQAAHYYSSAFGMRLVAYRGPENGSRDEVAYVLTSGSARFEFRGAVRPGTGVARHVAEHGDGVIDLAIEVPDVEAAYAHALARGARGLAEPHVMEDDHGKVVTAAIATYGETRHTLVDRSNYSGPYLPGYIAAKPLVAAPDVRNGRLFQAVDHCVGNVELGKMDEWVEFYRRVMGFTNMAEFVGDDIATEYSALMSKVVADGTRKVKFPLNEPAISKKKSQIDEYLEFYGGPGVQHIALATNDILSTVDHMREAGVSFLDTPASYYDDPELRARIGEVRAPIEELKKRGILVDRDEDGYLLQIFTKPVQDRPTVFFELIERHGSLGFGKGNFKALFEAIEREQDLRGNL, from the coding sequence ATGAGCGACATCTTTCCTGTGAACGGTATGGACTGCGTGGTCTTCGCGGTGGGCAACGCCAAGCAGGCCGCCCACTACTACTCCAGCGCGTTCGGCATGCGGCTCGTGGCCTACCGGGGCCCGGAGAACGGCAGCCGGGACGAGGTGGCGTACGTCCTCACCTCGGGCTCCGCCAGGTTCGAGTTCCGGGGAGCGGTGCGCCCCGGCACCGGGGTCGCCCGCCACGTGGCCGAGCACGGCGACGGCGTGATCGACCTCGCCATCGAGGTCCCCGACGTGGAGGCCGCCTACGCCCACGCGCTCGCCCGGGGCGCGCGGGGGCTGGCGGAGCCGCACGTCATGGAGGACGACCACGGCAAGGTGGTGACGGCGGCGATCGCGACCTACGGCGAGACCCGGCACACCCTGGTCGACAGGTCCAACTACAGCGGCCCGTACCTGCCCGGCTACATCGCGGCGAAGCCCCTGGTGGCGGCCCCCGACGTACGCAACGGCCGGCTGTTCCAGGCCGTCGACCACTGCGTCGGCAACGTGGAGCTCGGCAAGATGGACGAGTGGGTGGAGTTCTACAGGCGGGTCATGGGCTTCACCAACATGGCGGAGTTCGTCGGCGACGACATCGCCACCGAGTACTCGGCGCTGATGTCCAAGGTGGTCGCGGACGGCACCCGCAAGGTGAAGTTCCCGCTCAACGAGCCGGCGATCTCCAAGAAGAAGTCGCAGATCGACGAGTACCTGGAGTTCTACGGCGGCCCCGGCGTGCAGCACATCGCGCTGGCCACCAACGACATCCTCAGCACCGTCGACCACATGCGCGAGGCCGGTGTGAGCTTCCTGGACACCCCCGCCTCCTACTACGACGACCCCGAGCTGCGCGCCCGCATCGGCGAGGTCCGCGCGCCGATCGAGGAGCTGAAGAAGCGCGGGATCCTGGTCGACAGGGACGAGGACGGCTACCTGCTGCAGATCTTCACCAAGCCGGTGCAGGACCGTCCGACGGTGTTCTTCGAGCTGATCGAGCGGCACGGCTCGCTCGGTTTCGGCAAGGGCAACTTCAAGGCGCTCTTCGAGGCGATCGAGCGCGAGCAGGACCTGCGGGGCAACCTGTGA
- a CDS encoding Lrp/AsnC family transcriptional regulator, producing the protein MTIDQLDARLIALLAAEPRLGVLECSRRLGVARGTVQARLDRLTSRGVVTGFGPDVDPAALGYDVTAFVTLQIRQVSGYDPVADQLAAIPEVLEVHTITGGDDMHCRVVARSNADLQRVIDLIVDVRGVVRTSSVIALDTPVPYRVLPLVADVPRKGKG; encoded by the coding sequence ATGACGATCGACCAGCTCGACGCCCGGCTCATCGCCCTGCTGGCGGCGGAGCCCCGGCTCGGGGTGCTGGAGTGCTCGCGGCGGCTCGGGGTGGCCAGGGGGACCGTGCAGGCGCGCCTCGACCGGCTGACCTCCCGGGGGGTGGTCACCGGGTTCGGCCCCGACGTCGACCCGGCGGCGCTCGGCTACGACGTGACCGCGTTCGTGACCCTGCAGATCCGCCAGGTCAGCGGGTACGATCCGGTCGCCGACCAGCTCGCCGCCATCCCCGAGGTGCTGGAGGTGCACACCATCACCGGCGGCGACGACATGCACTGCCGGGTGGTGGCGCGCAGCAATGCCGACCTGCAGCGGGTAATTGACCTGATCGTTGACGTCCGGGGCGTGGTCAGAACCTCGTCGGTGATCGCCTTGGACACCCCTGTGCCATACCGTGTTCTGCCTTTGGTGGCCGATGTCCCGCGCAAGGGGAAGGGCTAG
- a CDS encoding transglycosylase domain-containing protein has translation MLKGGTSSLRRKFLRITLIVFGVGIISAIGLLGVVWAITPIPDSTQPRATAQGSVIYYRDGKTVLARQGVNRKSVALDKVPLSLRNAVIAAENRSFYEDQGVSLSGTFRAMWSTVSGQQLQGGSTITQQMVRNYYSGLSQERSIIRKLKEVMISLKVDQSKSKDWVLEQYLNTIYFGRGADGVQAAAGAYFGKDVSKLSLAEGAYLAAVIQQPSRFADPRGPDLSAARDRWRSVIDGMVDTGAITSQQAATVTFPSLRKPKAIFALTGQEGYMLDQVTAELKSRGYTDEVINQGGLKIVSTFDKNLMAAAERAVTSVLPDDTPKKVRTGLAAVDPATGEVVAFYGGRSYTANKFDNSFSAKVQAGSTFKAYTLAAALDNGFGLDTRVDGNSPLRIASADIPNSGDYSYGEVNLVKATQSSVNTAFVDLGQKVGLNKVVKVAEEVGIPGKQLDPHRGAATLPLGVASVSAVQNASGFAAFAAEGVHREAHVIRLVTDAEGEVVKSSTKGRRAFGEQAAIDATYALSQVVEAGTGSGARLYDRPVAGKTGTTDESAAVWFAGFTPQLAVAVDMFRDDNKPVTVNGSALYGGSYPAQIWRAFMVEAMEGKPVKEFKEPSNYGYSPYDYSSGDEQGDGQETATPGPDEPATPGPDQSATPGQETPGPDQTAAPEDADGGPGGPDDTPGPPQEEDPGGRGGDGGAGDRSDRGGGDLGVDGLGHRLGDPVQGN, from the coding sequence GTGTTAAAGGGCGGGACGAGCAGTCTCAGGAGGAAGTTCCTGAGGATCACACTCATCGTCTTCGGCGTCGGGATCATCTCGGCGATCGGCCTGCTCGGGGTGGTGTGGGCGATCACCCCCATTCCCGACAGCACGCAGCCGAGGGCCACCGCGCAGGGTTCGGTGATCTACTACCGTGACGGCAAGACCGTGCTGGCCAGACAGGGTGTCAACCGCAAGAGCGTGGCCCTCGACAAGGTGCCGCTGAGCCTGCGCAACGCGGTCATCGCGGCGGAGAACCGCTCCTTCTACGAGGACCAGGGCGTCTCCCTCTCCGGCACCTTCCGCGCCATGTGGTCCACGGTCAGCGGCCAGCAGCTGCAGGGCGGCTCCACGATCACCCAGCAGATGGTCCGCAACTACTACAGCGGCCTCAGCCAGGAACGTTCCATAATCCGGAAACTCAAGGAGGTCATGATCTCCTTGAAGGTGGACCAGTCGAAGTCGAAGGACTGGGTGCTGGAGCAGTATCTCAACACGATCTACTTCGGCCGGGGCGCCGACGGGGTCCAGGCGGCGGCCGGAGCCTACTTCGGCAAGGACGTGAGCAAGCTGAGCCTCGCCGAGGGCGCCTACCTCGCCGCGGTGATCCAGCAGCCCTCCAGGTTCGCCGACCCGCGAGGCCCCGACCTCTCCGCGGCCAGGGACCGCTGGCGGTCGGTGATCGACGGGATGGTGGACACCGGGGCCATCACCTCCCAGCAGGCCGCCACGGTGACCTTCCCCAGCCTCCGCAAGCCCAAGGCGATCTTCGCCCTCACGGGGCAGGAGGGCTACATGCTCGACCAGGTGACGGCCGAGCTCAAGAGCAGGGGCTACACCGACGAGGTCATCAACCAGGGCGGACTGAAGATCGTCTCAACCTTCGACAAGAACCTGATGGCCGCCGCCGAGCGCGCCGTCACCTCGGTCCTGCCGGACGACACCCCCAAGAAGGTCCGCACCGGGCTCGCCGCCGTCGACCCCGCCACCGGTGAGGTGGTGGCCTTCTACGGCGGCCGCAGCTACACCGCCAACAAGTTCGACAACTCCTTCTCGGCCAAGGTGCAGGCCGGATCGACGTTCAAGGCCTACACGCTGGCCGCGGCCCTGGACAACGGCTTCGGCCTCGATACCAGGGTCGACGGCAACTCCCCGCTGCGGATCGCCTCCGCCGACATCCCCAACTCGGGCGACTACTCCTACGGCGAGGTCAACCTCGTCAAGGCCACCCAGAGCTCGGTGAACACCGCGTTCGTCGACCTCGGCCAGAAGGTCGGCCTGAACAAGGTCGTCAAGGTCGCCGAGGAGGTCGGGATCCCCGGCAAGCAGCTCGACCCGCACCGGGGCGCCGCCACGCTCCCGCTCGGCGTGGCCTCGGTGAGCGCCGTCCAGAACGCCTCCGGCTTCGCCGCCTTCGCCGCCGAGGGCGTCCACCGCGAGGCCCACGTGATCCGCTTGGTCACCGACGCCGAGGGCGAGGTCGTCAAGAGCTCCACCAAGGGGAGGCGCGCCTTCGGCGAGCAGGCCGCCATCGACGCCACCTATGCGCTGAGCCAGGTCGTCGAGGCGGGCACCGGCTCCGGTGCCCGCCTCTACGACCGTCCCGTGGCGGGCAAGACGGGCACCACCGACGAGTCCGCAGCCGTGTGGTTCGCCGGGTTCACCCCGCAGCTGGCCGTGGCGGTCGACATGTTCCGCGACGACAACAAGCCGGTGACGGTGAACGGCAGCGCCCTGTACGGCGGTTCCTACCCCGCGCAGATCTGGCGGGCCTTCATGGTCGAGGCGATGGAGGGCAAGCCGGTCAAGGAGTTCAAGGAGCCGTCCAACTACGGCTACTCCCCGTACGACTACAGCTCCGGCGACGAGCAGGGCGACGGCCAGGAAACGGCCACGCCCGGCCCCGACGAGCCGGCCACCCCCGGTCCCGACCAGAGCGCCACCCCCGGCCAGGAGACCCCGGGTCCCGACCAGACCGCGGCCCCCGAGGACGCCGACGGGGGACCGGGCGGTCCCGACGACACCCCCGGGCCACCCCAGGAGGAGGATCCCGGCGGGCGCGGTGGTGATGGCGGCGCGGGCGACAGGAGCGACAGGGGCGGTGGCGACCTCGGTGTCGACGGCCTGGGCCACCGGCTTGGCGACCCCGTTCAGGGCAACTGA
- a CDS encoding thioredoxin domain-containing protein — protein MNRLKDATSPYLLQHADNPVDWFEWGEEAFAEAARRNVPLLISVGYSACHWCHVMAHESFEDRATAALMNEHFVNVKVDREERPDVDAVYMAATQAMTGQGGWPMTVFATPEGHPFYTGTYFPRQQFQRLLAGVSNTWAGEREAVLEQGSKIVEALNERSALPSGPLPTPDTLTRAVHSLAESFDPVRGGFGGAPKFPPSMALEFLLRYGAAATEGAERRATAAAATSMAGRTLEAMARGGIYDQLAGGFARYSVDADWVVPHFEKMLYDNALLLRVYAHWWRSTGSALGRRVALETADWLLAEMRTPEGGFASALDADSEGVEGKFYAWTREELREVLGEEDGLWAIELFEVTGTFEHGTSVLQLLADPDPGEAERFARVRSALLAARARRVRPGRDDKVVAAWNGLAVAALAETGALFERPDLVEAAREAAVLVDELHLDGDRLLRTSRDGRPGTNAGVLEDYGDLAEGLLALYGVTGEVRWFRRAEVLLDAVLERFSDGSGGFYDTADDAEPLFQRPRDATDNATPSGQFAAAGALLSYAALTGSARHREAAEAALGTVTVLADRHARFAGWGLAAAQAAVSGPIEVAVVGPAGDPATAALHRTALLSPLPGLVLALGEPGPATGSDAGSGPGSGSGSGSGSGEVPLLAGRGLVGGEPAAYVCRGFTCRMPVTTPAALRAELAGEA, from the coding sequence ATGAACCGCTTGAAGGACGCGACGAGCCCCTATCTGCTGCAGCACGCGGACAATCCCGTCGACTGGTTCGAATGGGGCGAGGAGGCGTTCGCCGAGGCCGCCCGGCGGAACGTTCCGCTGCTGATCAGCGTCGGCTACTCCGCGTGCCACTGGTGCCACGTGATGGCCCACGAGTCCTTCGAGGACCGGGCCACGGCCGCGCTGATGAACGAGCACTTCGTCAACGTGAAGGTCGACCGTGAGGAGCGGCCGGACGTCGACGCGGTGTACATGGCGGCCACCCAGGCCATGACCGGTCAGGGCGGGTGGCCGATGACGGTCTTCGCCACCCCGGAGGGCCACCCCTTCTACACCGGCACCTACTTCCCCAGGCAGCAGTTCCAGCGGCTGCTCGCCGGGGTGTCGAACACCTGGGCCGGCGAACGGGAGGCCGTGCTGGAGCAGGGCTCGAAGATCGTGGAGGCGCTGAACGAGCGGTCGGCGCTGCCGTCCGGGCCGCTGCCCACCCCGGACACGCTCACGCGGGCCGTGCACAGCCTGGCCGAGTCCTTCGACCCGGTCCGCGGCGGCTTCGGCGGGGCGCCCAAGTTCCCGCCGTCGATGGCCCTGGAGTTCCTGCTGCGCTACGGCGCGGCGGCCACGGAGGGTGCGGAGCGGCGGGCGACCGCCGCCGCGGCGACGTCCATGGCCGGGCGGACGCTGGAGGCCATGGCCCGGGGCGGCATCTACGACCAGCTCGCCGGAGGGTTCGCCCGCTACAGCGTGGACGCCGACTGGGTGGTCCCGCACTTCGAGAAGATGCTCTACGACAACGCCCTGCTCCTGCGGGTCTACGCGCACTGGTGGCGCTCCACCGGCTCCGCCCTGGGCAGGCGGGTGGCGCTGGAGACGGCCGACTGGCTGCTGGCCGAGATGCGCACCCCGGAGGGGGGCTTCGCCTCCGCCCTGGACGCCGACAGCGAGGGCGTGGAGGGCAAGTTCTACGCCTGGACCCGCGAGGAGCTCCGCGAGGTCCTCGGCGAGGAGGACGGGCTCTGGGCGATCGAGCTGTTCGAGGTGACCGGGACGTTCGAGCACGGCACCTCGGTGCTGCAGCTCCTCGCCGACCCCGATCCCGGCGAGGCCGAGCGGTTCGCCCGGGTGCGCTCCGCGCTGCTGGCCGCGCGGGCCCGCCGGGTGCGGCCGGGACGGGACGACAAGGTGGTGGCCGCCTGGAACGGCCTGGCCGTCGCCGCCCTCGCGGAGACCGGCGCCCTGTTCGAGCGGCCGGACCTCGTCGAGGCGGCGCGCGAGGCGGCCGTGCTGGTCGACGAGCTCCACCTGGACGGCGACCGGCTGCTGCGCACCTCCCGCGACGGCAGGCCCGGCACCAACGCCGGGGTCCTGGAGGACTACGGCGACCTCGCCGAAGGCCTGCTCGCCCTGTACGGGGTGACCGGGGAGGTCCGCTGGTTCCGGCGGGCCGAGGTGCTGCTCGACGCCGTCCTGGAGCGGTTCTCCGACGGCTCCGGCGGGTTCTACGACACCGCCGACGACGCCGAGCCGCTCTTCCAGCGCCCACGGGACGCGACCGACAACGCCACCCCGTCCGGCCAGTTCGCCGCCGCGGGCGCGCTGCTCTCGTACGCCGCGCTGACCGGCTCGGCCCGGCACCGCGAGGCGGCCGAGGCGGCCCTGGGCACGGTCACCGTGCTGGCCGACAGGCACGCGCGGTTCGCCGGGTGGGGGCTGGCCGCGGCCCAGGCGGCGGTGTCCGGTCCGATCGAGGTCGCGGTCGTGGGCCCGGCGGGCGATCCGGCGACGGCCGCCCTGCACAGGACCGCCCTGCTGTCACCCCTGCCGGGCCTGGTCCTGGCGCTCGGCGAGCCCGGCCCCGCCACCGGCTCCGATGCGGGCTCCGGCCCAGGTTCCGGCTCCGGCTCCGGCTCCGGCTCCGGGGAGGTTCCGCTCCTGGCCGGCCGGGGTCTGGTGGGCGGCGAGCCCGCGGCCTACGTGTGCCGCGGCTTCACCTGCAGGATGCCCGTCACCACCCCCGCGGCCCTGCGCGCCGAACTGGCGGGCGAGGCGTAA